One genomic segment of Pedobacter endophyticus includes these proteins:
- the blaB1PEDO gene encoding PEDO-3 family subclass B1 metallo-beta-lactamase: MHYLFSFLLCLSSLVSFSQNPKIKIKHLTGDLYTYTTYNTYKGAVTDANAVYLVTNKGVVVIDAPWDATQFEPFLDSIQARHHQKVVLAIATHSHGDRAGGLAFFKSKGISTYTSKLTDEILKASKAPRAAHTFANDTTFTVGQYKINTYYAGKGHTKDNLTIWFPKDKVLFGGCLIKSTRATDLGYIAESDLAAWPKSIEKLKQKYPDTKFVVTGHDAWGNRESLAYTQKLLREKK, encoded by the coding sequence ATGCACTACCTTTTTTCTTTTTTACTTTGTTTATCCAGTCTTGTTTCTTTCTCGCAAAACCCTAAAATAAAAATCAAACATTTAACAGGCGATTTGTACACCTACACCACATACAATACCTATAAAGGCGCTGTAACCGATGCCAATGCGGTGTATCTGGTTACCAATAAAGGCGTTGTGGTGATTGATGCGCCGTGGGATGCCACGCAGTTCGAGCCGTTTTTAGATTCCATTCAAGCCAGACACCATCAAAAAGTAGTATTGGCCATTGCCACACATTCGCACGGCGACCGGGCTGGTGGCCTGGCATTTTTTAAAAGTAAGGGCATAAGCACATACACGAGCAAATTGACCGACGAAATTCTGAAAGCCAGCAAAGCGCCTCGTGCAGCTCATACTTTTGCCAACGATACTACTTTTACTGTAGGCCAGTATAAAATAAACACTTACTACGCGGGTAAGGGGCATACAAAAGATAATCTGACCATTTGGTTTCCAAAAGATAAGGTCTTATTTGGGGGTTGCCTGATAAAAAGCACCAGGGCAACGGATTTGGGTTATATTGCAGAGTCGGACTTAGCTGCATGGCCAAAAAGCATTGAAAAGTTAAAGCAAAAATACCCCGACACGAAGTTTGTTGTTACAGGACACGATGCCTGGGGAAATAGGGAATCGTTAGCTTATACCCAAAAGCTGTTGAGGGAGAAAAAGTAA
- a CDS encoding GNAT family N-acetyltransferase encodes MQLKVQNSRAADIDTIFEFYDMAIAHQKKVFNKHWQGFSRALVETEIAENRQYKILVDGVAACVFAVTFNDELIWGARDHDLIYIHRIVTHPEFRGYSFVKEIIKWARDFARKNDIKFIRMDTWADNEKLLAYYTSCGFDYVGVVTMEKTEGLPKHYEGISLSLFEIAL; translated from the coding sequence ATGCAATTAAAAGTACAAAATAGCAGGGCAGCTGACATTGATACTATTTTCGAGTTTTACGACATGGCTATTGCGCATCAAAAAAAGGTGTTTAACAAACATTGGCAGGGCTTTAGTCGGGCGCTTGTAGAAACTGAGATTGCCGAGAACAGGCAATATAAAATTTTGGTCGATGGAGTGGCGGCTTGTGTATTTGCAGTTACATTTAACGATGAGTTGATTTGGGGAGCGCGTGATCATGATTTGATTTATATCCACCGAATTGTAACTCATCCCGAGTTTAGGGGATATTCTTTTGTAAAGGAAATTATCAAATGGGCCAGAGACTTCGCCCGAAAAAACGATATCAAATTTATCAGAATGGACACCTGGGCGGATAATGAAAAGCTCTTAGCATATTACACCAGCTGCGGCTTTGATTATGTTGGGGTAGTTACAATGGAAAAAACGGAAGGGCTGCCGAAACACTATGAAGGAATTAGCTTAAGTCTGTTTGAAATTGCGCTTTAA
- the der gene encoding ribosome biogenesis GTPase Der, with amino-acid sequence MSNIIAIVGRPNVGKSTLFNRLTESRKAIVDDMSGVTRDRHYGVGEWTDKQFTVIDTGGYVANSEDVYEAAIREQVMIAIEEASVLVFMVDVTTGITDLDDDIAQVLRRSNKPVFVCANKVDNTALYNEIHTFYSFGLGEVFPLSSMTGSGTGELLDEVVKNFEDEPEEENQLPKITIAGRPNVGKSSLVNALIGKERNIVTANAGTTRDSIKIHYNQFGHEFMLIDTAGLRKKTKVKENLEFYSVMRTIKALEEADVVVLMIDAQDGIESQDINIFHLAEKNKKGIVILVNKWDMIEKNTHTMKAVEEQIKERIKPFTDVPIIFTSVLNKQRIFKAIEAALEVYHNRSKKIPTSKLNDVMLPLIEKFPPPALKGKHIKIKYITQINGTSPMFAFFCNLPQYIKDPYKRFIENKLRESFDFAGAPIQIFFRQK; translated from the coding sequence ATGAGTAATATTATAGCCATCGTAGGCAGACCAAACGTAGGTAAGAGCACCCTTTTTAACAGGTTAACAGAAAGCCGTAAAGCTATTGTTGATGATATGAGCGGTGTAACCCGAGATAGGCATTATGGGGTTGGCGAATGGACCGATAAGCAATTTACGGTGATTGATACGGGTGGATATGTGGCAAACTCGGAGGATGTTTACGAGGCAGCTATTCGTGAGCAAGTAATGATCGCCATTGAAGAAGCCAGTGTGCTTGTTTTTATGGTCGATGTAACTACCGGCATTACCGATTTAGATGATGATATTGCGCAGGTATTACGCCGCAGCAACAAGCCCGTTTTTGTTTGTGCAAATAAAGTAGATAATACCGCCCTTTACAACGAAATTCATACCTTTTATAGCTTCGGCCTTGGCGAAGTATTTCCACTTTCGTCGATGACGGGTTCTGGAACGGGCGAGTTGTTGGATGAAGTGGTCAAAAATTTTGAGGATGAGCCAGAAGAGGAAAATCAGTTGCCAAAAATTACCATTGCCGGAAGGCCCAATGTAGGTAAATCGTCGCTGGTAAACGCACTCATTGGTAAGGAACGGAACATTGTAACCGCAAATGCTGGCACAACCCGCGATTCGATCAAAATTCACTACAACCAGTTCGGGCATGAGTTTATGCTGATTGATACTGCGGGGCTTAGAAAAAAGACGAAAGTAAAGGAAAATTTAGAGTTTTACTCAGTAATGCGTACCATTAAGGCGCTTGAAGAAGCTGATGTGGTAGTGCTTATGATCGATGCCCAGGATGGGATCGAAAGTCAGGACATCAACATCTTCCATTTGGCCGAAAAGAACAAAAAAGGTATCGTAATATTGGTGAACAAATGGGATATGATCGAAAAGAATACCCACACCATGAAAGCAGTTGAAGAGCAGATTAAAGAGCGTATTAAGCCTTTTACCGATGTGCCGATCATCTTTACTTCTGTTTTAAATAAACAACGGATCTTTAAAGCAATAGAGGCCGCTTTAGAGGTTTACCACAATCGCAGTAAAAAAATCCCAACGTCTAAATTAAACGATGTAATGTTGCCGCTGATTGAGAAATTTCCACCGCCGGCATTGAAAGGTAAGCACATTAAGATCAAATACATTACCCAAATTAATGGCACCTCGCCAATGTTTGCATTCTTCTGTAATTTGCCGCAATACATTAAAGACCCATATAAGCGTTTTATCGAAAATAAACTGCGAGAAAGCTTTGACTTTGCTGGTGCACCAATCCAGATTTTCTTCAGACAAAAGTAA
- a CDS encoding TlpA family protein disulfide reductase has translation MKKVFTVVLLFMAAISSAQESNNGKKLWAKSILNEKAPELIVEQWVSKQPDTEGKFVLIDFWATWCGPCRAYIPTLNNLQEKYADKIAIIGISDETAAKVQAFDNPKIKYFEAIDTKGVTKNMLQVKGIPHAILIDPNGIVRWEGFPLLEGNELTDKVIKDLLEKYKK, from the coding sequence ATGAAAAAAGTCTTTACCGTTGTTCTACTGTTTATGGCTGCCATCAGTTCTGCGCAAGAATCTAATAATGGCAAAAAACTATGGGCGAAGTCAATTTTGAACGAGAAGGCACCGGAGTTGATTGTTGAGCAGTGGGTTTCGAAACAGCCCGATACCGAAGGCAAGTTTGTACTGATCGATTTTTGGGCAACCTGGTGTGGCCCCTGCAGGGCTTATATCCCTACGTTGAATAACCTGCAAGAGAAATATGCCGACAAAATCGCAATCATTGGCATATCTGATGAAACTGCAGCCAAGGTGCAAGCCTTTGATAACCCTAAAATAAAATATTTCGAAGCGATTGACACCAAAGGCGTTACCAAGAATATGCTGCAGGTTAAAGGCATTCCACATGCCATATTAATCGATCCCAATGGAATAGTTAGATGGGAGGGTTTCCCTTTGCTGGAAGGTAACGAACTGACCGATAAAGTGATAAAAGACCTTTTAGAAAAGTATAAAAAATAA
- the era gene encoding GTPase Era, which translates to MAHKAGFVSIIGKPNVGKSTLMNVLVGERLSIITPKAQTTRHRILGIVNEEDYQIVFSDTPGIIKPKYSLQESMMSFVNGSLTDADVLLFVTDINEEYDEDDVLEKILDRDIPTIVLINKIDKALQEKVDEKIAYWQEKLNPVSIYAISALHNHNVEGILDQVLSILPEHPAYYDKEELTDRSERFFISEIIREKIFLNYQKEIPYSTEVIVKSFKEEPLKNGKGQMIRISAEIVVERDSQKNILIGTGGSMLKKVGTEARIEAEKFLDSKVFLELFVKVIPDWRSKKNYLKSFGYDN; encoded by the coding sequence ATGGCGCATAAAGCAGGTTTTGTTAGTATTATTGGTAAACCCAACGTTGGAAAATCAACACTCATGAATGTACTTGTAGGTGAGCGGCTTAGCATTATTACGCCGAAGGCCCAAACCACAAGACACCGCATTTTGGGTATCGTAAATGAAGAAGATTATCAGATCGTTTTCTCAGACACTCCCGGAATTATTAAGCCAAAATACTCTTTACAAGAGAGTATGATGAGCTTTGTAAACGGTTCGTTAACGGATGCTGATGTACTTTTATTTGTAACTGACATAAATGAGGAATATGATGAGGATGACGTTTTGGAGAAAATTCTCGATCGCGACATTCCAACAATTGTTCTGATCAACAAAATAGATAAGGCATTGCAGGAAAAGGTGGACGAGAAAATTGCTTATTGGCAAGAAAAGTTAAATCCGGTTTCCATTTATGCAATTTCTGCACTTCACAACCACAATGTTGAGGGGATTTTGGATCAGGTGTTATCGATTTTGCCAGAGCATCCGGCGTATTACGATAAAGAAGAGCTGACCGATCGCTCCGAAAGGTTTTTCATTTCGGAAATAATCCGCGAAAAGATTTTTCTGAACTACCAGAAAGAAATCCCTTACAGCACCGAGGTAATTGTAAAAAGCTTTAAGGAAGAGCCGCTTAAAAACGGCAAGGGACAAATGATCCGAATCAGCGCCGAAATTGTGGTTGAACGCGACTCGCAAAAAAACATTTTGATTGGCACGGGTGGCAGCATGCTTAAAAAAGTTGGTACTGAGGCCCGTATCGAAGCCGAAAAGTTTTTGGATAGCAAAGTTTTTTTAGAGCTCTTTGTTAAGGTTATTCCCGATTGGAGAAGCAAAAAGAACTATTTAAAAAGTTTTGGCTACGATAACTAA
- a CDS encoding mechanosensitive ion channel family protein, with product MAFCLIVFSVNAQEPNNTAGERKIDSNKKSFVEQMKVFAKQSAKKSADEFEADKAVLAQGKLLEEIKKNVQESKIFLQGFRDSVTETATLNRIESHFVLAGDGVFTNKGSVQTYRNLTATAKILDGLLSIATDHKKALDLRQQRLNGYRTRIDSLLSAPALFKFPVDSVLLTRYLQQISVVAVEVHPVDSALRRSALETQTLLNEANLLVFRLQTSLDEIANYQRQVATNTFKNEIHNIWEPIASYRPFTEIVAQAKAKGWLTLTFYLENNIGKLLVMLLLISGACLYLYSLKSIYRGNDLLANNFEGQLVLRYPPLSAILIVINIFQFIFLSPPFLLGVIFWTISCVCLSIMFHRFITKYWMRVWLSMVFLFLLTAVDNVILQASRPERWAMLILALVGVLVGTLIVFKGKREELREKLIIISIAFMVILEFGSGLANVFGRYNLAKALLISGYLNVVIAILFLWTIRLINEGLFLAFNVYTQQDIKLFFLNFDKVGKRVPPLFYALVVLGWLILFGRNFSGFDYIVGPLRDFLARERTLGDYGFSINSLLLFFIIMAVALVISKIVSFFASDRHLMHDKDEYNNLHGVGSWLLLIRIIILGIGLFLAVAAAGIPIDRIAIVLGALGIGIGFGLQTMVNHLVSGLIIAFEKPVNVGDIVDIDGQAGTMKSVGFRSSVITTFDGADVVMPNGDLLNSHLINWTLAGNHRRISIALGVDCNADLEATREILLQMLNGEPKILKKPAPLLQYEQFTSNSIEVKLFFWVKDYREAAATKTDMIIAISAALKKNNINMPVQRQEIYVNEGHNVQQIQKKDN from the coding sequence ATGGCTTTTTGTTTAATTGTTTTTTCGGTAAATGCACAAGAGCCTAACAACACTGCTGGCGAAAGGAAAATAGATAGCAATAAAAAGAGTTTTGTTGAGCAAATGAAGGTGTTTGCAAAGCAATCTGCAAAGAAGAGCGCCGATGAATTTGAAGCTGACAAAGCGGTACTGGCTCAGGGCAAGCTGCTCGAAGAAATCAAGAAAAATGTTCAAGAGTCGAAGATCTTTCTTCAGGGATTTAGGGATTCAGTTACCGAAACTGCAACGCTTAACCGAATCGAAAGTCACTTTGTTTTGGCTGGTGATGGCGTGTTTACCAACAAAGGTTCCGTTCAAACCTATCGAAACCTGACGGCTACGGCCAAAATTTTGGATGGATTGCTCTCCATCGCTACAGATCATAAAAAGGCATTGGATCTTCGCCAACAACGCCTTAACGGCTATCGCACCCGAATTGATTCATTGCTCAGCGCCCCGGCGCTATTTAAATTCCCGGTCGATTCTGTGCTGCTGACGCGGTACCTGCAACAAATAAGTGTGGTGGCCGTTGAAGTACACCCGGTAGACAGTGCGCTCAGGCGCTCGGCACTTGAAACGCAAACTTTATTAAATGAGGCCAATCTGCTCGTATTTAGGTTGCAAACCAGTTTGGATGAGATTGCCAACTATCAACGGCAAGTGGCTACCAATACCTTTAAAAATGAAATTCATAACATTTGGGAGCCAATTGCCTCCTATAGGCCGTTTACTGAAATCGTAGCACAGGCCAAGGCAAAAGGTTGGCTAACCTTAACCTTTTACCTCGAAAATAATATCGGCAAGTTGCTTGTTATGCTTTTATTGATATCGGGAGCGTGCCTCTATCTGTATTCTTTAAAATCGATTTACAGGGGTAACGATCTCTTGGCCAATAATTTTGAAGGACAGCTCGTGTTGCGCTATCCGCCCTTGTCGGCAATCTTGATCGTGATCAATATCTTCCAGTTTATTTTCCTCTCGCCACCATTTTTATTGGGCGTAATTTTTTGGACAATCTCCTGTGTTTGCCTTAGCATCATGTTCCATCGGTTTATTACCAAATATTGGATGCGGGTATGGCTATCAATGGTGTTCCTCTTTTTGCTTACCGCGGTAGATAACGTGATCCTTCAGGCATCAAGGCCAGAAAGATGGGCCATGTTGATCTTGGCCTTGGTAGGCGTACTAGTCGGAACTTTGATTGTTTTTAAAGGCAAGCGGGAGGAACTTCGCGAAAAGCTGATTATCATATCAATCGCCTTCATGGTGATACTTGAGTTTGGCTCCGGATTGGCAAATGTGTTTGGCAGGTATAATTTGGCAAAAGCTTTGCTTATTAGTGGCTATTTGAATGTGGTGATCGCCATTTTATTTTTATGGACTATCCGGCTGATTAATGAGGGACTGTTTTTAGCATTCAATGTGTATACACAGCAAGATATAAAGTTGTTCTTTCTCAATTTTGACAAAGTCGGTAAAAGGGTGCCGCCACTATTTTATGCTTTGGTGGTGCTCGGGTGGTTGATCCTTTTCGGGCGAAATTTTTCGGGATTTGACTATATTGTAGGCCCTTTGCGTGATTTTCTGGCGAGGGAGCGCACATTGGGCGATTACGGCTTTAGCATCAACAGTTTATTGTTGTTCTTTATCATTATGGCGGTTGCTCTGGTGATCTCGAAGATTGTGTCCTTTTTTGCATCGGATAGGCACTTAATGCATGATAAGGATGAGTATAACAACCTCCACGGCGTGGGTAGCTGGCTGCTTTTAATTCGCATTATCATTCTCGGTATCGGGCTATTTCTTGCCGTTGCTGCTGCCGGAATCCCCATTGATAGGATTGCGATTGTTTTGGGGGCGCTGGGCATCGGTATCGGTTTTGGCCTCCAAACAATGGTAAACCACTTGGTTAGCGGATTGATTATTGCGTTCGAGAAACCCGTTAACGTAGGCGATATTGTGGATATTGATGGACAAGCCGGAACGATGAAATCGGTTGGTTTTAGAAGTAGCGTGATTACCACTTTTGACGGTGCGGATGTAGTGATGCCAAATGGCGACCTTTTAAATTCTCATTTAATTAATTGGACACTCGCCGGAAACCACCGAAGAATTTCTATCGCCTTAGGCGTTGATTGCAACGCTGATTTGGAGGCGACCAGAGAAATATTACTGCAAATGCTGAATGGCGAACCGAAGATTTTAAAGAAACCGGCACCGCTTTTACAGTATGAGCAATTTACCAGTAATTCAATCGAGGTGAAACTGTTTTTTTGGGTAAAAGATTACCGAGAAGCTGCAGCAACTAAGACGGATATGATTATCGCCATATCTGCAGCCTTGAAAAAAAACAACATTAACATGCCTGTGCAAAGACAAGAAATTTATGTGAACGAAGGCCATAACGTGCAACAAATACAGAAAAAAGATAATTGA
- a CDS encoding outer membrane beta-barrel protein, with protein MIKKKFLLAILAAFPIIALAQKNTNYLKVSAQAAIPTGNLADVVHVGNGIAVQGAFGFSKLPQYLTLEAGYNRFKVKNLPSGASGHYSALPIYAGYRARLDQFVFDAQAGVSFNHIDASSSNVNAHANQTAFGWAFGASYLIKGIELGLRYQSSEGSRDVSVIRFLGIRAGYNISL; from the coding sequence ATGATCAAAAAGAAGTTTTTACTCGCCATTCTAGCTGCCTTTCCGATTATTGCCCTGGCACAGAAAAACACAAATTACCTTAAGGTTTCTGCTCAGGCAGCAATTCCTACCGGCAATTTGGCCGATGTTGTGCATGTGGGCAATGGCATAGCAGTACAGGGTGCTTTCGGCTTTAGCAAACTTCCACAATACCTCACTTTGGAAGCAGGATATAACCGCTTTAAGGTTAAAAATCTGCCGTCGGGCGCATCAGGCCATTACAGCGCACTTCCCATCTATGCCGGATACCGGGCCAGGCTCGATCAATTTGTTTTTGACGCACAGGCGGGCGTATCCTTTAATCACATCGACGCATCGTCGTCAAACGTAAATGCGCACGCAAACCAAACAGCTTTTGGCTGGGCATTTGGCGCAAGTTATTTAATCAAAGGAATCGAACTTGGCCTAAGGTATCAAAGTTCAGAGGGTAGCCGTGATGTTTCAGTAATTCGGTTTTTGGGAATAAGAGCAGGATACAATATTTCGTTATAG
- a CDS encoding SulP family inorganic anion transporter has translation MKNLFDFKYIKGDVFGGITAGIVALPLALAFGVSSGLGPTAGLYGAIFIAFFAALFGGTSTQISGPTAPMTAVSMIVVAGIVGLNEGDVNRALPAILTVFLLAGLAQILLGITGMGKYIKYIPYPVVSGFMTAIGLIIIITQLLPMVGYYSKNDMELVNSFKPQAEEVILKNILADEASKNFLVLDDFQSTVQKAALISQEDVLKESRTLAAKETSGVLGALKVLPRAISKINLLEFLLAIGTVVIIYGFKKITTVIPSTLVALVVMSGIAVGLGLDYIPIDKIPSGIPIPNLDIFTKFDFGSISPYIFSAITLALLGSIDSLLTSVVADNLTRTKHIPNRELVGQGIGNSIAAIFGGIPGAGATIRTVVNINAGGKTRLSGMTAGVLLLIVLLALGPVASKIPAAVLAGILLTVGIGVMDYKGLKAIPNLPKDIQFGPVKLSSEMIIMFVVMVLSTFWNLVNAVGIGLIIASLMFMKKMGDFTAKRSELKNFHELPPEEMWADEIELADNLKQEVYIKHLDGPLFFGVTSEIKELANQIPRSAQVLVLRLDAVPYLDQSGVYTLEDIFMDMSERGIKVLFVNIQNQPRYMMERIKIIPNLIPAEALFPDFRSCLVWIEQNLKKI, from the coding sequence ATGAAAAACTTATTTGATTTTAAATACATCAAGGGAGATGTATTTGGTGGCATTACAGCGGGCATTGTTGCGCTTCCGCTGGCATTGGCTTTTGGTGTCAGCTCTGGATTGGGGCCAACAGCTGGCCTTTATGGTGCAATTTTTATCGCTTTTTTTGCGGCACTTTTCGGTGGCACCAGCACTCAAATATCCGGCCCTACAGCTCCGATGACTGCTGTAAGTATGATTGTAGTAGCTGGAATTGTTGGGCTAAATGAAGGAGATGTGAATAGAGCCTTACCCGCTATTTTAACCGTTTTTCTGCTCGCCGGATTAGCGCAAATTCTGTTGGGGATTACCGGCATGGGGAAATACATAAAGTATATTCCTTATCCTGTGGTTTCGGGTTTTATGACTGCTATTGGGTTAATCATCATCATCACACAGCTTTTACCTATGGTTGGCTACTATTCTAAAAATGATATGGAATTGGTAAATTCCTTTAAGCCGCAGGCCGAAGAAGTGATATTGAAAAACATACTGGCTGATGAGGCGAGTAAGAACTTTCTGGTTTTGGATGATTTTCAGAGTACCGTTCAAAAAGCCGCCCTTATTAGCCAGGAAGACGTTTTGAAAGAATCAAGAACGTTAGCTGCGAAAGAAACTTCGGGAGTTTTGGGTGCCTTAAAAGTACTGCCACGGGCCATTTCGAAAATTAACCTACTCGAATTTTTGCTGGCAATTGGCACCGTTGTAATTATTTATGGCTTCAAAAAAATCACTACCGTAATTCCGAGCACTTTGGTGGCATTAGTTGTAATGTCGGGTATAGCTGTGGGGCTAGGTTTAGATTACATACCAATTGATAAAATTCCGAGCGGCATTCCAATTCCCAACCTGGACATATTTACTAAGTTCGATTTTGGAAGCATATCTCCATATATTTTCTCTGCAATTACTTTGGCCTTACTGGGGTCAATTGATTCGTTGTTAACCAGCGTGGTGGCCGATAACTTAACGCGAACAAAGCATATCCCAAACCGCGAGCTGGTAGGGCAGGGGATTGGAAACAGCATCGCCGCAATTTTTGGTGGCATCCCCGGTGCTGGCGCTACCATCCGTACAGTGGTTAACATTAATGCAGGGGGTAAAACACGCCTCTCGGGCATGACGGCCGGCGTGCTGTTGCTGATCGTTTTGCTGGCGCTCGGCCCTGTTGCGTCTAAAATTCCGGCTGCGGTTTTAGCAGGCATCCTGTTAACCGTTGGTATTGGCGTTATGGATTATAAAGGGCTAAAAGCCATTCCAAACCTGCCCAAAGACATTCAGTTTGGTCCGGTTAAGCTGAGCTCAGAAATGATTATCATGTTTGTGGTAATGGTACTTTCTACCTTTTGGAACCTTGTTAATGCCGTGGGCATTGGTTTAATTATCGCTTCGTTAATGTTTATGAAAAAAATGGGCGATTTTACCGCGAAGCGTTCCGAACTGAAGAATTTTCATGAACTGCCGCCCGAGGAAATGTGGGCGGATGAAATTGAACTGGCCGACAACTTAAAACAGGAAGTTTACATTAAGCATTTAGATGGGCCGTTGTTTTTTGGAGTGACGAGCGAAATAAAGGAGCTGGCCAATCAAATCCCGAGATCGGCCCAGGTGCTTGTGCTCCGGTTGGATGCCGTTCCGTACCTCGATCAGAGTGGTGTTTATACGCTTGAAGACATATTTATGGATATGTCGGAACGAGGGATAAAGGTTTTGTTTGTTAATATTCAAAACCAGCCGCGTTACATGATGGAGAGAATTAAAATTATTCCAAATTTGATCCCCGCCGAGGCGCTATTCCCAGACTTTAGAAGCTGCTTGGTATGGATTGAGCAGAATCTGAAAAAGATATAA
- a CDS encoding CDGSH iron-sulfur domain-containing protein, translating into MSKTKLTINNNGSVKIEGDFEIVDKNGNEYGLQGRTVLSICRCGLSNNKPFCDGAHKGHFEHEAIAFDLPPKKV; encoded by the coding sequence ATGTCTAAAACAAAACTTACAATCAACAATAACGGCTCGGTTAAAATAGAGGGCGATTTCGAAATCGTAGATAAGAACGGGAATGAATATGGCTTGCAAGGAAGAACGGTGCTTTCGATTTGCAGATGTGGCCTATCAAACAATAAACCGTTTTGCGATGGTGCACATAAAGGCCATTTTGAGCACGAGGCCATTGCTTTCGATCTTCCTCCAAAAAAGGTTTAA
- a CDS encoding MarR family winged helix-turn-helix transcriptional regulator encodes MESENSTLIASQLRTVLARLNRKLRKLSPSNTVLSQTERSVLVLLEQHDYMLSAELAGIEKITPQSMGALLNHLDELKLISKTASESDRRKIHISLSESGKQMLEQVRHERDEWLSKALAEACTPQEQLILKEAIGPLTKLVNY; translated from the coding sequence ATGGAATCAGAAAATAGTACCTTAATTGCTTCACAGCTTCGCACGGTTTTAGCTCGACTTAACCGAAAACTGCGGAAATTATCCCCATCAAACACGGTTCTGTCTCAAACAGAGCGCTCTGTTCTGGTTTTGCTAGAGCAGCACGATTACATGCTATCTGCAGAACTGGCAGGAATCGAAAAAATCACCCCGCAATCGATGGGCGCATTACTAAATCACTTAGACGAGCTTAAGCTCATTTCAAAAACGGCATCGGAAAGCGACCGAAGAAAGATTCATATTTCTCTTTCTGAAAGTGGAAAACAAATGCTGGAACAAGTGAGGCATGAACGCGATGAGTGGCTGAGCAAAGCCCTTGCCGAAGCTTGTACACCACAAGAACAATTAATTTTAAAAGAAGCTATAGGTCCTTTAACAAAACTGGTTAATTATTAA